The DNA region GATAATACAGCAAAAATACTGAATGACAATTACTATCTAATTCCATTGTTTTTACTCCTATTTTTATATATCTACTGATTGTATTATATCACTTTGTCTTCTAAAAAACAATAGGGCAATTCATCGCACCACCTATAGAGGTGGGCGACTTCTTGCCCGTTAGGTTAAATATATTGTTTCATCTCTTCTTGAGCTTTACTATTTAGATAATCTTCTAAAACTCTATCCTTTACATTTTCAAATTTAGCTTTTTGATATTTAATATCTTCAGTTTTATCAAATATATATATTTTATCATCTATAATAACTGTTTCAACTGTATTTTCAGGAGCATTTAAAATATATTTTGCTAATTTTTCATTATATCCAAGTCCTGAAATATATCCAGCATCATTTATTCTAAAGCTATTACTTTGAATAACATCTGGTCTCTCTTTTCTTAAATTTTCAAATGTAATCTCTTTTGATGAAAGTTTATTTTTTAATTCTGCTATCTCTTTCTCTTTTGAACTGATAGTCTCTTTTGATACTTTAGGAGTAATTAAGATATGACTAGCCTTTGCTTTTCCTTCAGTATCATTTCTATCCTCTATTAGTATTAAATGATATCCAAATACTGTTTCAACAGGTGCAGGATACACTTTTCCTACTTCCCCTTCAAAAACAGCTTTTTGGAAAGGTTCCACCATATCCCCTTTTGAAAACCAACCTAGCTCTCCACCATTGCTAGCACTAGGACCTTGTGACAATTCCTTTGCCTTTTCTTTAAAATTCTCACTTGTTAAAGTTTTCAAAATATTTTCAGCTTCAGCTTTTGCCTTTGCTTTATCTTCAGAAGATGGCTCTATCTGAACTATTGCTATATCAGCTTGAGCACTTGGGAAAATATCATATTTTAAACTATTTTTTTCAAAATACTCTTTTAAATCAGCTTCAGTTGGTTTAATTTGTGATTTAATATTCTCGAATAATCCCTTTTGATACTGTGCAAATTGATAATCCACAGGAAGAGTTCCATCAACTACAACTCCTCTTTTCTTAGCTTCTTCTGCTAATTTAACTTGATTCTCATAGTAAGTATTAGCTTGAACCTTTGCCTCATCTTTATCTATATTACCCATAAATAATATACCTAAAGTTCTTTTAGCTAAATCCACATTAGTTATTTTAAATCCATCTTTATCTATCTCAACTTTTTCCACTAAGTTTTGATACTCTGGAGCAACATTTTCAACCTTAGCATCAAGTTTTAATTCCTCTAAAAGTTTTAAATATCTCTCCATACCTTTTTGTTCTTTTATAGATTTTATAATCTCAGGTTTTACTTCATCTAATGTTTTGCCAGCATATAAGCTATTTTTATTTTCATTGAAATTAGCTAATATCTCTTCATCTGTTGGAGTTATTCCCTCTTGAATTTTTTGGAATGTTTTCTCTATCAACATATTATTTTTTATCTCATTTTTAAAAGTTGTTTTAGTGTACCCTTGTACTGCTAACATTCTCTTAAATTGCTCTCTATTTCCAACTGAATTTTCTATTGCATCATACTGTGCATTTACTTCACTACTTGGAACTTTTATATTTAACTTTTCGGCTATTTTTAAAGTTAGATTTTTATTGATTACATCATCAAAAGCTATCAACTCAATTAAATCTTTATCTAATTTATCACCTAAATATCTAGAATATCCTTGAATTAAACTAGCCTTTGTTTTTTCTACATCAAGCTTTGATATCTTCTCTCCATCTAATTTTAATGCATATACATTAGCTCTATTATATGAACTTCTCATATTCATATAAGCTAATATTGCCGACGAAGTTACAAATAAAATAGTAATTACCCAAATAAAAGGTTTTATATGTTTACGAAATTTTCTTATTGCCATTTTCTTCAGCCAAAGCTGTCCCCTTTCTTAGTTCTTTAAAAATGTTGCTTCTTTCTATTTAAAATCTAAACCATATTTTCTGATTTTTTCATAAAGAGTAGTTCTTCCTATTCCTAATAATTTTGAAGTCTCTTGCTTATTCCATCTAGTCTTTTGAAGAGCTATCGCAATTACTACCTTCTCAACATCTGCTAAGCTATAAATTTCTTGCTCTAATATATCCTTTAATGGCCCTACTCCAACTACTGTTTTATTTTCAACAGTATCAGACTTCATTTTTATCTCTAATGGTAAATCCTCCACATCAATCACTTTATCTGTTGATAAAATTACCATTCTTTCTATCATATTCTTTAACTCTCTAATATTTCCTGGATATGAATACTCCATTAAATATTTCATAGCCTCTCCTGAAATTACTGGAGTATCTCTATGTAACTCTCTTACTATCTTATTTAAGAAATAGTTAGCTAATAATGGGATATCTTCTTTTCTCTCTCTTAAAGGTGGAACTTCTATAGGAAAAGCTGTTAATCTATGGTATAGATCCTTTCTAAATCTTCCTTTTTCTGTTTCATCTTTTAAATCTTTATTACTTGAAGCAATAAATCTTACATCTACTCTTCTTGTTTTATTTCCACCAACTCTTTTTAATTCACCATATTCTATAACTTTTAAAAGTTTAGCTTGACATTTTATGTCCATAGCTGAAATATCATCTAGGAATATAGTTCCACCATCTGCTTCTTCCAAAAGTCCTTTTTTACTTGAATTAGCCCCTGTAAAAGCTCCTCTTTCATATCCAAATAACTCTCTATCCATTGTTTCTTCTGGTAATGAAGCACAGCTTACAACTATATAGTTATTCTTTCTTCTATCACTTTTTTTATAAATTTCTCTTGCTACAATCTCTTTTCCTAATCCATTCTCTCCAGTAATTAATACAGCTAAATCACTTTCTGCTACTTTGTCAACAAGATTTTTTACATCTTTTATTCTTGAAGATTGTCCTACTATCTCACTCTCTTCTTCAAGACTAGCTAATTTTTCTTCTAATTTTCTTTTCTCTTTTAATATCTCTAAATTCTTTAATGCAGGTAAAATTATTCTGTTCATCTCTTTTAATTCTACTGGTTTCATTAAATAGTTATAAATATCAGCATTTTTTAACTCTTGTATAGCTGCTTCTGTTTCATCTTCTAATAGACCAACTATTACGAAATCTTTTCCTAATCCACTTAATTTTCTTTTAGCTTCTGCAAAATTAAACCATGTTAAGTATTCATCTAAAAGAATAATATCAAAATCACTCTCTCTTAACATATCAAGAGCATCTAATAAGTTATTAAATGTAATTATTTCATATTGTTCTGACAATTCTTTTCTTATTTGTTTCAAAGTTTCTTTTCTCTCTGAAATTGCTAAAATAGCATTTTTCATATATTACCTCCACAATATTTATTCTTAATAATCGTATTTTTTGACTTTATCTTATACATGTATTATAATAGATATTTTGTATTTTTTCAAGACTATTTTTTTTATTTTGTACATTTGCCCAATTTTAGGGCATTTTATAATAAGAATTATTTCGTAAGATTGAAAATATCATTTGTAGTAATGAAAATTATAAGTCCAAACAGAATTAACATACCTACCATATGTACCTTTTCTTCTAGTTTTTTATTAACTTTTACTCCTATCATTTCCAATAAAACAAAGATAATTCTTCCACCATCTAATGCTGGAAGAGGTAATAAGTTTAACACTCCTACGTTTACAGATAACAGAGCCATTAACCAAAATACAATTCCCGCTCCCTCTTTTGAAGCTTCTCCAACAACTCTGATGATACCTATTGGTCCACTTAACTCCTCACTCTTTACCTTTCCTGTTACTACCATTTTTAATCCAGTTAAAGTATCCTTTACAATTTTTACTCCACTTTGTAAACTAAGTTTAGATGCTTCTAAAACACTATATTTTTCTATACTATATTCTGGAAGTATTCCCAACATCCCTCTTTTACTATTGGGATCAAAAGTTAATGGTACTGAAACTTCCTCTATTTTTCCATCTCTCTCTAACTTTATAGAAATAGATTCCTGTCCAGTTATTTTTCTTAAATTATCTCCTATATCACTCCAGTTTTTTATCTCATGACCTTCAATCTCTAGTATTCTATCTTTAGGTTGAATATATTTTACTGATTTTGCCTCTTTAAATACATTTCCTATAACAGCTTCATTACTTGGTACATATTTTCCATTTGAGTATATGGAAAAAAACATTATTATAAATGCTAGTAGAAAATTCATAAAAACTCCAGCTATTAAAACTATAAATCTTGCATAGGCTGGTTTAGAATTGAATCCATCTTCAACTTTACTATCTACTTCCATTCCCTCTATATTTACATATCCACCTATCGGTATTGCTCTAAATGAGTATGTTGTTTTCATAGTATCATATGAGTACACTTGTGGTCCCATCCCTATTGAAAACTCACTTACAGGCATTTTAAAAAACTTAGCTGTAATAAAATGTCCAAATTCATGGATAAAAATTATAACTCCTAAAACTAAGATTGCTATTAGTATATTCATCTTCCCTCCATTATAATATCTTCTCAACTACTGAAAAAATCTCTTCTCCTATCTCATCTATTGTTTTCAATCTTCCATTTTCAACACATTTTATCTCTAACCAATTATACTTTTTAGCTATATTACAAGCATTTTCATAGGATTTTTTTAAATAGGAGATATCTTTTTCATGTATATCTTTTATGTCTTCACCTGTTATCTTATTCTTTCTCTGAGCCATTAGCTCTGCAGCTGTCTCTGTTGGCATATTTAAAAAGATTATTAAATCTGGTCTAGGAATTCCCATTTTTGAGTATTCTAACTCTTCTAACCAATCTAAGTACTCATTTTTCTTATCAATACTCTCTATCTTAGAAGCTTGATGAACCATATTTGATGTAGTATATCTATCTGTTACAATTATTCCTCCATCTTGATAAAACTTCTCCCACTCCATTTTATAAGATGCGTATCTATCTATAGCAAACATTGTTGAAACTGGATATGGATTAATATCCAAAGCATTATCTCCAAAAGCTCCTGCTAAGTACATTTTTACTGGTTCACATGCTGGACTTTTATAATTGGGAAAAGATAATTTTCTTACATTAGTTATCTCTTTCTCCAATCTTTCATATAACTTTCTTGTCTGTGTTTCTTTTCCACTAGAATCTGTCCCCTCTATTACTATTAATTTTCCCATCTTACACCTCATAATTTGAGTATACCCACTCTCTTGTTTCTGAGTCTACTCTTTTAATTATTTCAACACCATCAATCTCTAATGGAATGTGTCTTTCCATTGCTTTTTCTATAATTTCATAAATTGTTAAAAACTTTATCTTTCCTTTTAAAAATAATTCAACAGCTACTTCATTTGCTGCATTGAATACTGCTGGCATAGTCTTTCCAGTTCTTCCCGCTCTAAAAGCTAACTCTATTCCTCTAAAAGTATTATGATCTGGCTTTTCAAATGTTAATGTTGAGGCTTTAGTAAAATCTAGTGGCTCTAGTGCTGAGCTTGCCTCTCTTTCTGGATAAGTAAATGCATATTGAATTGGTAATTTCATATCTGGGGCTCCTAATTGAGCTATTACAGACCTATCCTTAAATTCCACCATAGAGTGAATTATACTTTGTGGATGAACTAATACCTCAATATCATTATATGATACTCCAAAAAGTTCATGTGCTTCTATTACTTCTAGTCCTTTATTTACAAGCGTCGATGAATCAATTGTTATCTTTCTTCCCATCGACCAATTTGGATGTTTTAAAGCTTGCTCTACAGTTACCTCTTTTAGTTCTTCTCTCTTTCTACCTCTAAACGTTCCACCACTAGCTGTTATTATTATTTTTCTTACTTCCTCTTTTCTTCCTCCTAAAAGAGATTGAAATATCGCTGAATGTTCACTATCTACAGGAATTATCTCCGCTTTTGGATACTCTTTAAGAAGACTATTTATATAAGGTCCTGCTGCTACCATTGTTTCTTTATTAGCAAGTGCTATTCTTTTCCCCTTCTTTATTCCCTCTACAGTCGCTTCTATTCCTATAGCTCCACTTACTGCAGTTAAAAGTATATCATAATCATCTTTTAATGCTAACTCTTTAAGTCCTTCATCTTTACAATATACCTCTATATTAGGAAACTCTTTTTTTATTATCTCGTATCCCTCTAGTGTTCCTACTGAAACATATTTAGGATTAAACTCTTTTATCTGCTCAATTAAAAGATTATGGTTTGTATATCCACTTAAACCTACTACTTGAAATTTTCCCTCTGATTTTCTAACTACCTCTAAAGCATTTGTTCCAATACTTCCAGTAGAACCTAATACTATTATTTTTTTCATATTTCCTCCTAGAAAAAAATTGGGCGAGTTACCTCACCCTAAGATTATAAAATTATAAATTTTAAAAGATAATACATTACTGGAGCTACAAAAAGCATACTATCAAATCTATCTAATATACCTCCATGCCCACCTAAAATTTTTCCAGAGTCTTTTATCTTAAACTCTCTTTTGAACATAGATTCTCCTAAGTCT from Candidatus Fusobacterium pullicola includes:
- a CDS encoding peptidylprolyl isomerase, whose amino-acid sequence is MAIRKFRKHIKPFIWVITILFVTSSAILAYMNMRSSYNRANVYALKLDGEKISKLDVEKTKASLIQGYSRYLGDKLDKDLIELIAFDDVINKNLTLKIAEKLNIKVPSSEVNAQYDAIENSVGNREQFKRMLAVQGYTKTTFKNEIKNNMLIEKTFQKIQEGITPTDEEILANFNENKNSLYAGKTLDEVKPEIIKSIKEQKGMERYLKLLEELKLDAKVENVAPEYQNLVEKVEIDKDGFKITNVDLAKRTLGILFMGNIDKDEAKVQANTYYENQVKLAEEAKKRGVVVDGTLPVDYQFAQYQKGLFENIKSQIKPTEADLKEYFEKNSLKYDIFPSAQADIAIVQIEPSSEDKAKAKAEAENILKTLTSENFKEKAKELSQGPSASNGGELGWFSKGDMVEPFQKAVFEGEVGKVYPAPVETVFGYHLILIEDRNDTEGKAKASHILITPKVSKETISSKEKEIAELKNKLSSKEITFENLRKERPDVIQSNSFRINDAGYISGLGYNEKLAKYILNAPENTVETVIIDDKIYIFDKTEDIKYQKAKFENVKDRVLEDYLNSKAQEEMKQYI
- a CDS encoding sigma-54 dependent transcriptional regulator — its product is MKNAILAISERKETLKQIRKELSEQYEIITFNNLLDALDMLRESDFDIILLDEYLTWFNFAEAKRKLSGLGKDFVIVGLLEDETEAAIQELKNADIYNYLMKPVELKEMNRIILPALKNLEILKEKRKLEEKLASLEEESEIVGQSSRIKDVKNLVDKVAESDLAVLITGENGLGKEIVAREIYKKSDRRKNNYIVVSCASLPEETMDRELFGYERGAFTGANSSKKGLLEEADGGTIFLDDISAMDIKCQAKLLKVIEYGELKRVGGNKTRRVDVRFIASSNKDLKDETEKGRFRKDLYHRLTAFPIEVPPLRERKEDIPLLANYFLNKIVRELHRDTPVISGEAMKYLMEYSYPGNIRELKNMIERMVILSTDKVIDVEDLPLEIKMKSDTVENKTVVGVGPLKDILEQEIYSLADVEKVVIAIALQKTRWNKQETSKLLGIGRTTLYEKIRKYGLDFK
- the rseP gene encoding RIP metalloprotease RseP, which translates into the protein MNILIAILVLGVIIFIHEFGHFITAKFFKMPVSEFSIGMGPQVYSYDTMKTTYSFRAIPIGGYVNIEGMEVDSKVEDGFNSKPAYARFIVLIAGVFMNFLLAFIIMFFSIYSNGKYVPSNEAVIGNVFKEAKSVKYIQPKDRILEIEGHEIKNWSDIGDNLRKITGQESISIKLERDGKIEEVSVPLTFDPNSKRGMLGILPEYSIEKYSVLEASKLSLQSGVKIVKDTLTGLKMVVTGKVKSEELSGPIGIIRVVGEASKEGAGIVFWLMALLSVNVGVLNLLPLPALDGGRIIFVLLEMIGVKVNKKLEEKVHMVGMLILFGLIIFITTNDIFNLTK
- a CDS encoding thymidylate kinase, coding for MGKLIVIEGTDSSGKETQTRKLYERLEKEITNVRKLSFPNYKSPACEPVKMYLAGAFGDNALDINPYPVSTMFAIDRYASYKMEWEKFYQDGGIIVTDRYTTSNMVHQASKIESIDKKNEYLDWLEELEYSKMGIPRPDLIIFLNMPTETAAELMAQRKNKITGEDIKDIHEKDISYLKKSYENACNIAKKYNWLEIKCVENGRLKTIDEIGEEIFSVVEKIL
- the dxr gene encoding 1-deoxy-D-xylulose-5-phosphate reductoisomerase, yielding MKKIIVLGSTGSIGTNALEVVRKSEGKFQVVGLSGYTNHNLLIEQIKEFNPKYVSVGTLEGYEIIKKEFPNIEVYCKDEGLKELALKDDYDILLTAVSGAIGIEATVEGIKKGKRIALANKETMVAAGPYINSLLKEYPKAEIIPVDSEHSAIFQSLLGGRKEEVRKIIITASGGTFRGRKREELKEVTVEQALKHPNWSMGRKITIDSSTLVNKGLEVIEAHELFGVSYNDIEVLVHPQSIIHSMVEFKDRSVIAQLGAPDMKLPIQYAFTYPEREASSALEPLDFTKASTLTFEKPDHNTFRGIELAFRAGRTGKTMPAVFNAANEVAVELFLKGKIKFLTIYEIIEKAMERHIPLEIDGVEIIKRVDSETREWVYSNYEV